One Halostella limicola genomic window carries:
- a CDS encoding transglutaminase TgpA family protein — protein sequence MSTRSVGEGVAGVADGVDLYHLLALGGVLTLTASYVAVLHDLATVVGDSSMLLPVVAASALVAVALSRTIGERTALGLGVAIAALGYAYYLLVTPGGLAVLITATDRIISDAVALLTGYSVLRMTKAHVWSLGFAPAPVFLSWYLAFRRRWALSVAAGGVALLVLVLTGDAGVEITLIGVVGAVAAVGFGELSRRGGSLLEADVLIVLVVLMAVVSLWAPAVGGDSANPLFLVPGGGASGSGGLAESTDRMTIQGETELSPKVRFTVESDRAEYWRVATYDRFTGREWIRSGTTTDYAGQLTGPPGPAETVEQRVTVETPMRAMPAAADPVEVEGDAASAAVVTDHGGLAAGERLSSGATYTVRSEVVTASPGELRGAGTDYPDYVAQRDYTQLPDDTPDRVGERTAEVVEGADNPYDKAVAIEQWLERNKEYSLDVQRPDGNVADAFLFEMERGYCTYYATTMTVMLREEGIPARMVTGYTPGQQVGEDEYVVRGLDAHAWVEVYFPDYGWVRFDPTPGDERTEAERSTVEQARQDGIGGVDTDTSEGEPLTTTETTTPRSSPVDRPGFNGTVNTTQSEDLPQLGDLDRSAESGNATADAPSESTTTTAGGGDGATGDGRSLPDPPSPETVGWSLLVGIGLAAGAHRTGITERTYGFVRLHWQGASGSPATDVERAAERLDALLAKQYRERRAGETRRQYVNALSLAGLDDRAERVARLHEKARYGGGVSREEADEAVRLVDELVAERTPVVGTPRR from the coding sequence GTGAGCACGCGGTCGGTCGGCGAGGGCGTCGCCGGCGTCGCGGACGGCGTCGACCTCTATCACCTGCTCGCCCTCGGGGGCGTGCTGACGCTCACCGCGTCGTACGTCGCCGTCCTGCACGACCTGGCGACGGTCGTGGGCGACAGCAGCATGCTCCTCCCGGTCGTGGCGGCGTCGGCGCTCGTCGCGGTCGCGCTCTCCCGGACCATCGGCGAGCGGACGGCGCTCGGACTCGGCGTCGCCATCGCCGCGCTGGGCTACGCCTACTACCTCCTCGTGACGCCGGGGGGCCTCGCCGTCCTGATAACGGCGACCGACCGGATCATCTCCGACGCGGTGGCGCTGCTGACGGGGTACTCCGTCCTCCGGATGACGAAGGCGCACGTCTGGTCGCTCGGGTTCGCCCCCGCGCCAGTGTTTCTCTCGTGGTACCTCGCTTTCCGGCGGCGGTGGGCGCTCTCGGTCGCGGCGGGCGGCGTCGCCCTCCTCGTCCTCGTGCTGACCGGCGACGCGGGGGTCGAGATCACGCTGATCGGCGTCGTCGGCGCGGTCGCGGCGGTCGGGTTCGGCGAGCTCTCGCGCCGCGGCGGGTCGCTGCTTGAAGCCGACGTCCTCATCGTGCTCGTGGTCCTGATGGCCGTCGTCTCGCTGTGGGCCCCCGCGGTCGGAGGCGACAGCGCCAACCCCCTGTTCCTGGTGCCCGGCGGCGGCGCGAGCGGGTCCGGCGGGCTCGCAGAGTCGACCGACCGCATGACGATCCAGGGGGAGACGGAGCTGTCGCCGAAGGTGCGGTTCACCGTCGAGAGCGACCGCGCCGAGTACTGGCGGGTCGCCACGTACGACCGGTTCACCGGCCGGGAGTGGATCCGGTCCGGCACGACCACCGACTACGCGGGCCAGCTCACCGGGCCGCCCGGCCCCGCCGAGACGGTCGAACAGCGCGTGACGGTCGAGACGCCGATGCGGGCGATGCCCGCCGCGGCCGACCCGGTCGAAGTCGAGGGCGACGCGGCGTCGGCGGCCGTGGTCACCGACCACGGGGGCCTGGCGGCCGGCGAGCGGCTGTCGAGCGGGGCGACGTACACCGTCCGGAGCGAGGTCGTCACCGCCTCGCCCGGGGAGCTTCGCGGCGCTGGGACGGACTACCCCGACTACGTCGCTCAGCGCGACTACACCCAGCTCCCGGACGACACGCCCGACCGCGTCGGCGAGCGGACCGCCGAGGTCGTCGAGGGGGCGGACAACCCCTATGACAAGGCCGTCGCGATCGAGCAGTGGCTGGAGCGAAACAAGGAGTACTCGCTGGACGTCCAGCGGCCGGACGGCAACGTCGCCGACGCCTTCCTCTTCGAGATGGAGCGGGGCTACTGCACCTACTACGCGACGACGATGACCGTGATGCTCCGCGAGGAGGGGATCCCTGCCCGCATGGTGACCGGGTACACGCCCGGTCAGCAGGTGGGCGAGGACGAGTACGTCGTCCGCGGCCTCGACGCCCACGCCTGGGTCGAGGTGTACTTCCCCGACTACGGGTGGGTTCGCTTCGACCCCACGCCCGGCGACGAGCGCACCGAGGCCGAGCGCTCGACCGTCGAGCAGGCGCGGCAGGACGGGATCGGCGGCGTCGACACCGATACCAGCGAGGGCGAGCCGCTGACGACGACCGAGACGACCACTCCCCGGAGCTCGCCCGTCGACCGCCCCGGGTTCAACGGCACCGTGAACACGACCCAGTCGGAAGACCTGCCGCAGCTCGGCGACCTCGACAGGTCCGCGGAGAGTGGTAACGCGACCGCCGACGCGCCGTCAGAGTCGACCACGACGACAGCCGGCGGCGGCGACGGAGCGACCGGCGACGGCCGGTCGCTGCCCGACCCGCCCTCGCCGGAGACGGTCGGCTGGAGCCTGCTCGTGGGCATCGGTCTCGCCGCGGGCGCGCACCGGACGGGGATCACCGAGCGGACATACGGCTTCGTCCGACTCCACTGGCAGGGCGCCAGCGGGTCCCCCGCGACGGACGTCGAGCGGGCGGCCGAGCGCCTCGACGCCCTGCTCGCGAAGCAGTACCGCGAGCGCCGCGCCGGCGAGACGCGCCGGCAGTACGTGAACGCCCTCTCGCTCGCCGGCCTCGACGACCGCGCCGAGCGGGTCGCCCGCCTCCACGAGAAGGCGCGGTACGGCGGCGGGGTCTCCCGGGAGGAGGCCGACGAGGCCGTGCGGCTCGTCGACGAACTCGTCGCGGAGCGGACGCCCGTGGTCGGGACCCCCCGGCGGTAA
- a CDS encoding DUF58 domain-containing protein produces MLTRRGWALAGVTAFSFVMATGYGARSLNAVMVPALLALVAAVVQVRRADRPSVSRRVPADGFVGETRTVALDAETRTAIAAVVTDRTAAALGAGVVRRETTLGGTVTYEVTLGRRGEHELGPATVTVTDVLGLAERSFEYRGTDTLLAYPEVRDLTAGGVLALGVDAFADDREEFDTLREYVRGDSLRDVHWKSSAGTPGADLLVREYESDEEPDAFDIVAEADRGRADEMATAAASVALALLDADVPVRVAAPNGTVDAGRGEGQRTAVLALLARAGAGSVPSERRGAADVHVRATGDEGATVEFQDRRVAFDDLARDAAPRDGGRAAPAGTGVVP; encoded by the coding sequence ATGCTCACGCGACGCGGCTGGGCGCTGGCCGGGGTGACTGCCTTCAGCTTCGTCATGGCGACGGGGTACGGGGCGCGCTCGCTCAACGCCGTCATGGTGCCGGCCCTGCTCGCGCTCGTCGCGGCGGTCGTCCAGGTCCGCCGGGCGGACCGCCCGAGCGTCTCTCGCCGCGTCCCCGCTGACGGGTTCGTCGGCGAGACGCGGACGGTCGCGCTCGATGCGGAGACCCGGACCGCCATCGCGGCCGTCGTCACCGACCGGACCGCCGCCGCGCTGGGGGCCGGCGTCGTCCGGCGCGAGACGACGCTCGGCGGCACGGTCACCTACGAGGTCACGCTCGGACGGCGCGGCGAGCACGAGCTCGGCCCCGCGACGGTGACCGTCACGGACGTGCTTGGGCTGGCCGAGCGCAGCTTCGAGTACCGCGGCACCGACACCCTCCTCGCGTACCCGGAGGTGCGCGACCTGACCGCCGGCGGCGTGCTGGCGCTCGGCGTCGACGCGTTCGCGGACGACCGCGAGGAGTTCGACACGCTCCGGGAGTACGTCCGCGGCGACTCGCTCCGGGACGTTCACTGGAAGTCGAGCGCCGGCACTCCCGGGGCCGACCTGCTCGTCCGGGAGTACGAGAGCGACGAGGAGCCGGACGCGTTCGACATCGTCGCCGAGGCCGACCGAGGCCGGGCGGACGAGATGGCCACGGCTGCGGCGAGCGTCGCCCTCGCGCTGCTCGACGCCGACGTCCCGGTGCGGGTCGCCGCGCCGAACGGCACCGTCGACGCGGGCCGCGGCGAGGGCCAGCGGACGGCCGTCCTCGCCCTGCTCGCCCGCGCCGGGGCCGGTTCCGTCCCGTCGGAGCGCCGCGGCGCGGCGGACGTGCACGTCCGCGCGACCGGCGACGAGGGCGCGACCGTCGAGTTCCAGGACCGCCGCGTCGCCTTCGACGACCTCGCTCGCGACGCCGCGCCGCGGGACGGCGGCCGGGCGGCGCCCGCCGGGACGGGGGTGGTGCCGTGA
- a CDS encoding AAA family ATPase — MTDAHRTDAANGSGGDVDPLSVDEAARTGNAVIDNVEEVIVGHHDEIEHVLTALLADGHVLVEDVPGVGKTMLARAVSRSIDCSFNRVQFTPDLLPSDITGVNVFNQKTREFEFQRGPVFANLVLGDEINRAPPKTQSALLEAMEERQVTVDGETRDLPDPFTVVATQNTVEGNRTYELPLAEIDRFMKKIRLGYPNHEEETRMLDRVVGGHPIEDLAPVTNVETIRRARATVTNVTVNEPIRAYASRLAGYTRENAALGVSPRGTIALLRAAQARAVLDGRDYVIPDDVQAEAPTVLSHRVRAESGTAADGGGIVSQALDAVPVE; from the coding sequence ATGACCGACGCACACCGAACGGACGCGGCGAACGGTTCCGGCGGGGACGTCGACCCGCTCTCGGTCGACGAGGCCGCGCGGACCGGCAACGCAGTCATCGACAACGTCGAGGAGGTGATCGTGGGCCACCACGACGAGATCGAGCACGTCCTCACCGCCCTGCTCGCGGACGGGCACGTTCTCGTGGAGGACGTGCCCGGCGTCGGGAAGACGATGCTCGCCCGGGCGGTCTCCCGCTCGATCGACTGCTCGTTCAACCGGGTGCAGTTCACGCCCGACCTGCTGCCCTCGGACATCACGGGCGTCAACGTGTTCAACCAGAAGACCCGCGAGTTCGAGTTCCAGCGCGGACCGGTGTTCGCGAACCTCGTGCTCGGAGACGAGATAAACCGCGCGCCGCCGAAGACCCAGAGCGCGCTGCTCGAAGCGATGGAGGAGCGACAGGTGACCGTCGACGGCGAGACGCGGGACCTCCCTGACCCGTTCACCGTCGTCGCGACCCAGAACACGGTCGAGGGGAACCGCACGTACGAACTCCCGCTCGCGGAGATCGACCGCTTCATGAAGAAGATACGGCTCGGCTACCCGAACCACGAGGAGGAGACGCGGATGCTCGACCGGGTCGTCGGCGGGCACCCGATCGAGGACCTCGCGCCGGTGACGAACGTGGAGACGATCCGCCGGGCGCGGGCGACGGTGACGAACGTCACGGTCAACGAGCCGATCCGCGCGTACGCGAGCCGACTGGCCGGCTACACCCGCGAGAACGCGGCGCTCGGCGTGAGCCCGCGCGGGACCATCGCCCTGCTCCGCGCCGCGCAGGCCCGCGCCGTGCTCGACGGGCGGGACTACGTGATCCCCGACGACGTGCAGGCCGAAGCGCCGACGGTGCTCTCTCACCGGGTACGCGCCGAGAGCGGCACCGCCGCGGACGGCGGAGGGATCGTCTCGCAGGCGCTCGACGCCGTGCCGGTGGAATGA
- a CDS encoding DUF7573 domain-containing protein, translating to MTDDASLFDFDEGTSDAEDDGGRSADADTGGEDPAGDSDPAAESDGDPAADADPATATYRWSPDPAACPDCGTDVRRRWRDGDAFVCADCKDW from the coding sequence GTGACGGACGACGCGTCCCTCTTCGATTTCGACGAGGGGACGAGCGACGCCGAGGACGACGGTGGGCGGAGCGCGGACGCCGATACCGGCGGAGAGGATCCCGCAGGCGACTCCGACCCGGCCGCCGAGAGCGACGGCGATCCCGCGGCCGACGCCGACCCCGCGACCGCGACGTACCGGTGGTCTCCGGACCCGGCCGCCTGTCCCGACTGCGGAACCGACGTGCGGCGGCGCTGGCGCGACGGCGACGCGTTCGTCTGCGCCGACTGCAAGGATTGGTAA